The Marispirochaeta aestuarii genome contains a region encoding:
- a CDS encoding DUF2264 domain-containing protein, which produces MDQPIKHELTFHHVTSVFFRYMSFCKRSLTPDMSYLKNHDSPEPVLLTLVALGGYLSGDERSDVVDYQGEMLSLSSYMINAIENGCNPENPGYWGAGPRSTKRSPEFAALVAFAAWSCRSLLFRRLSNRSIQLFEQWLETEGRVSVKKKSYRSLAVALNHVARRGMGLRHDPKVIDAAFESLERCYLDQGWFADGGRGADNFDDSISWRYFSLLAAVLHVEGGKKSPRYQLWGPRLRKDLRDLPYLYDSSGRGPGYGKESPGLLAGIAGPVAGYLAGVWPGKSGVLKRLVRLALQSGLEAGEKSADFSAIADYRAMQTLGFLLMIPEKDSFWSIQEEALPIERGDFVHFIPSPGWLVHGAKSGDHVQLINGGSRRNKRQRGGDTISRYGKFSYSGIMGFVAGAGPKERVFCCDNTLSASGDKKSWSHRDRIDSFKLVADRVLLTSMHLPVASDGGASGTLKVDTLLVPLRSGAQVRIHRIRRAGFGGGAVNLREGGYALGLEADDSVETVASGQLAMVEGPRGFSIVRILGGYSFAAISQGYEGRKEGHTLSSSFLLPRVETVLRSRETQFLVLFVHAGTDPENLDKGDSISFSRKGDKVSLLSGNKVFFEYDFQSS; this is translated from the coding sequence ATGGACCAGCCCATCAAGCACGAACTGACCTTCCATCATGTGACCAGTGTTTTTTTCCGATATATGAGCTTCTGTAAACGATCCCTGACTCCGGATATGAGTTACCTGAAGAATCACGATTCTCCGGAACCCGTCCTGCTGACCCTGGTGGCACTGGGCGGTTACCTGTCCGGGGATGAACGAAGCGACGTTGTGGATTACCAGGGTGAGATGCTCTCTCTTTCCAGCTATATGATCAACGCGATTGAAAACGGCTGCAATCCCGAAAACCCGGGATACTGGGGAGCTGGACCGCGGAGTACGAAACGGTCCCCCGAGTTTGCCGCCCTGGTGGCTTTCGCCGCCTGGTCCTGCCGTTCTCTGCTGTTCCGGCGGCTTTCCAACCGTTCCATTCAGCTCTTCGAGCAGTGGCTCGAAACAGAAGGACGCGTATCGGTAAAGAAAAAGAGCTACCGGAGCCTTGCGGTGGCACTGAATCATGTGGCCCGCAGGGGCATGGGTCTGAGACATGATCCCAAGGTGATAGATGCGGCCTTCGAAAGCCTGGAACGCTGTTATCTGGACCAGGGCTGGTTTGCCGACGGCGGCAGAGGGGCAGACAATTTCGATGATTCCATCAGCTGGCGATACTTCAGCCTGCTTGCTGCCGTGCTTCATGTCGAGGGGGGCAAAAAGTCTCCCCGCTATCAGCTCTGGGGACCGCGACTGCGCAAGGACCTGCGGGATTTACCCTATCTCTACGATTCCAGCGGGAGGGGTCCCGGCTACGGAAAGGAATCGCCGGGGCTTCTGGCGGGAATCGCAGGCCCTGTGGCGGGGTATCTTGCCGGGGTCTGGCCGGGGAAAAGCGGAGTGCTCAAACGACTGGTTCGGCTGGCACTGCAGTCCGGACTGGAAGCAGGGGAAAAAAGCGCTGATTTTTCTGCTATAGCCGATTACCGCGCCATGCAGACCCTGGGTTTTCTCCTGATGATTCCGGAGAAGGACAGCTTCTGGAGTATACAGGAGGAAGCACTGCCCATAGAGAGGGGAGACTTTGTCCATTTTATTCCCTCCCCGGGCTGGCTTGTCCACGGAGCAAAATCCGGCGATCACGTCCAGCTCATTAACGGAGGGTCCCGGCGGAACAAGCGGCAGCGGGGCGGCGATACGATAAGTCGATACGGCAAGTTCAGCTATTCCGGTATTATGGGTTTTGTAGCTGGTGCAGGGCCGAAGGAACGGGTTTTCTGCTGCGATAATACCCTTTCTGCCAGCGGCGATAAAAAGAGCTGGAGCCACAGGGACAGGATCGATTCCTTCAAGCTGGTTGCCGACCGGGTTCTGCTGACCAGCATGCATCTGCCTGTAGCCTCTGATGGCGGTGCTTCGGGCACCCTGAAGGTGGATACCCTGCTTGTTCCCCTCCGGTCCGGAGCCCAGGTCCGGATCCACCGGATCCGCAGGGCCGGTTTCGGCGGCGGGGCGGTCAACCTGCGGGAAGGCGGCTATGCCCTCGGTCTGGAAGCGGATGATTCAGTGGAGACGGTTGCCAGCGGGCAGCTGGCCATGGTGGAAGGCCCCCGGGGGTTTTCCATTGTCAGGATTCTGGGGGGGTACAGCTTTGCAGCCATCTCCCAGGGCTACGAGGGACGCAAGGAGGGGCATACCCTTTCCTCCTCCTTCCTGCTCCCCAGGGTGGAAACGGTTCTGCGTTCCCGGGAGACCCAGTTCCTCGTACTTTTTGTACATGCCGGAACCGATCCGGAGAACCTGGACAAGGGTGATTCCATCAGTTTCAGCCGTAAAGGGGACAAGGTTTCCCTGCTTTCGGGAAACAAGGTTTTTTTTGAATACGATTTCCAGAGTTCATAG
- a CDS encoding protein-L-isoaspartate(D-aspartate) O-methyltransferase: MLPLSYWDIRDPRVLEAIRIVPRERFVPPPLVDEAEEDRPLPIGKGQTISQPYIVAYMTEALKIDPQNRILEIGTGSGYQAAVLSVLAKRVYSMERIAELALSAGERLETLGYSNIMVRHGDGFSGWPEEAPFDRIMITAAVRSEPQELIGQLKPGGIMLFPQGGRSMQYLIRILKDSRGTCTRERLCPVVFVPFVRGMA, translated from the coding sequence ATGCTCCCTCTTTCGTACTGGGATATTCGCGATCCCCGGGTCCTCGAAGCGATTCGTATCGTTCCGCGGGAGCGCTTTGTTCCTCCCCCCCTTGTCGATGAGGCGGAAGAGGACCGGCCCCTGCCTATCGGGAAGGGACAGACCATCAGTCAACCCTATATCGTGGCGTATATGACCGAGGCCCTGAAAATCGATCCGCAGAACCGGATACTGGAAATCGGTACCGGCTCGGGGTACCAGGCGGCAGTACTCTCGGTACTGGCGAAGAGGGTCTACAGCATGGAGCGGATCGCTGAGCTTGCTCTCAGCGCCGGGGAGAGACTCGAGACTCTGGGCTACTCGAATATCATGGTACGTCATGGCGACGGGTTCTCGGGCTGGCCGGAGGAGGCCCCTTTTGACCGTATAATGATTACCGCCGCTGTCAGGTCGGAACCTCAGGAGCTTATCGGGCAGCTGAAACCGGGGGGAATCATGCTGTTTCCCCAGGGGGGACGGAGTATGCAGTATCTGATCCGGATTCTTAAGGATTCCCGGGGAACCTGTACACGGGAGAGGCTGTGTCCGGTCGTCTTCGTTCCTTTTGTTCGTGGAATGGCGTGA